From a single Pseudalkalibacillus hwajinpoensis genomic region:
- the sigG gene encoding RNA polymerase sporulation sigma factor SigG has product MTRNKVEICGVDTSKLPVLKNEKMRVLFKQMQEGDISAREELVNGNLRLVLSVIQRFNNRGEYVDDLFQVGCIGLMKSIDNFDLSQNVKFSTYAVPMIIGEIRRYLRDNNPIRVSRSLRDIAYKSLQVRDKLMTKHAREPNPTEIAKELGVTKEEVVFALDAIQDPVSLFEPIYNDGGDPIFVMDQISDDKQKDVQWLEDIALKEAMTRLNQRENMILQMRFFQGKTQMEVADEIGISQAQVSRLEKAAINQMNKNIQS; this is encoded by the coding sequence TTGACACGAAACAAAGTCGAGATTTGTGGAGTAGATACCTCCAAACTTCCAGTATTAAAAAATGAAAAAATGAGAGTTCTATTTAAGCAAATGCAGGAAGGAGATATCTCTGCTCGCGAGGAACTGGTGAATGGCAATTTACGCCTTGTTCTAAGCGTCATTCAGCGGTTTAATAATCGAGGGGAGTATGTGGATGACTTGTTCCAGGTCGGTTGCATTGGCCTGATGAAATCCATAGATAACTTTGATTTATCGCAAAACGTGAAATTCTCTACGTATGCAGTACCGATGATTATCGGTGAAATCAGGCGTTACTTGCGTGATAATAATCCGATAAGAGTATCACGATCACTGCGGGATATTGCCTACAAATCCCTCCAGGTTAGGGATAAATTGATGACGAAACATGCCAGAGAACCAAATCCTACTGAAATTGCGAAAGAATTGGGTGTGACGAAAGAAGAAGTTGTTTTTGCACTGGATGCGATTCAGGATCCTGTTTCATTGTTTGAACCAATTTATAATGACGGTGGCGATCCCATTTTCGTAATGGATCAAATTAGTGATGACAAACAAAAGGATGTCCAATGGCTCGAGGACATCGCTTTAAAAGAAGCAATGACGAGGCTAAATCAAAGGGAAAATATGATTCTCCAGATGCGATTTTTTCAGGGGAAAACACAGATGGAAGTGGCTGATGAGATCGGAATTTCTCAGGCACAGGTATCAAGGCTTGAGAAGGCAGCTATCAATCAAATGAACAAAAATATTCAAAGTTAG
- the sigE gene encoding RNA polymerase sporulation sigma factor SigE yields the protein MGKIRIKLVLLWQRILMKLGIKPDEIYYIGGSEALPPPLSKEEEAHLLIQLPKGDKAARSILIERNLRLVVYIARKFENTGINIEDLISIGAIGLIKAVNTFNPEKKIKLATYASRCIENEILMFLRRNNKIRSEVSFDEPLNVDWDGNELLLSDVLGTDDDIITRGIEARVDRRLLVKALEALNAREKQIMELRFGLAGEEEKTQKDVADLLGISQSYISRLEKRIIKRLRKEFNKMV from the coding sequence ATGGGGAAAATACGAATTAAACTTGTTCTCTTGTGGCAGCGAATTCTAATGAAGCTTGGGATTAAGCCGGATGAAATTTACTACATAGGAGGGAGCGAAGCGCTTCCTCCTCCGCTATCCAAAGAAGAAGAAGCTCATCTGTTAATTCAGCTACCAAAAGGGGATAAGGCAGCACGTTCCATTTTAATTGAACGGAATCTAAGGCTTGTTGTTTACATTGCAAGGAAATTTGAAAACACTGGAATTAACATTGAAGATTTGATCAGCATCGGTGCAATCGGACTAATAAAAGCAGTGAATACGTTTAATCCCGAAAAGAAAATCAAACTGGCAACGTACGCCTCCCGCTGTATCGAGAATGAAATTCTGATGTTTCTTAGGAGAAATAATAAGATTCGTTCAGAAGTGTCCTTTGATGAGCCGCTTAATGTGGACTGGGATGGAAACGAGCTCTTACTCTCTGATGTACTCGGAACAGATGACGATATTATTACGAGAGGAATTGAAGCACGCGTAGATCGAAGGTTGTTAGTAAAAGCGCTTGAAGCACTTAATGCCAGGGAAAAACAAATTATGGAACTACGGTTTGGTCTGGCGGGAGAGGAAGAGAAAACGCAAAAAGACGTAGCCGACTTACTTGGAATTTCTCAATCTTATATTTCAAGGCTTGAAAAGCGCATCATTAAGCGACTTCGAAAAGAATTTAATAAAATGGTCTAA
- the spoIIGA gene encoding sigma-E processing peptidase SpoIIGA yields MAVYLDVIWLLNVCFDYMILALTGLLLKRHVKKRRLAAGALIASFYVLFLFIPGMAFMANPFIKLIYSFVIVSVTFGFTRFRSFIQSWLLFYFVTFMIGGGMMGAHYFMQQEVTIYNGAVATKGAGFGDPISWIFILIGFPTIWLFSKRRVEMLETTRIHYDQLADIVIHIDEISISASALIDSGNQLQDPLSGSPVMILDMTIHASHFSTAFLEKARNITEFQSEGEGDRWEHRLRIVPYRAVGQDNQFLCAVKPDEVIITMKDHAITVKKVLVGLSFQSISGEKEYSCILHPKMLTGHKASAS; encoded by the coding sequence GTGGCAGTATACCTTGATGTAATTTGGCTGTTGAACGTTTGCTTTGATTACATGATTCTTGCGCTAACAGGACTATTACTAAAGAGACATGTGAAGAAGAGACGCCTAGCTGCCGGTGCACTAATTGCCTCCTTTTATGTGCTCTTCCTTTTTATACCAGGCATGGCATTCATGGCGAATCCGTTTATTAAACTCATCTACTCGTTTGTTATTGTCAGTGTAACGTTTGGTTTTACCCGCTTTCGAAGTTTTATTCAAAGCTGGTTATTGTTTTATTTCGTCACCTTTATGATTGGCGGCGGAATGATGGGAGCACATTATTTTATGCAGCAAGAAGTGACGATTTACAATGGGGCGGTAGCAACAAAAGGGGCTGGATTTGGTGATCCCATCAGCTGGATCTTCATATTAATTGGTTTCCCGACAATCTGGTTGTTTTCAAAGCGGAGAGTTGAAATGCTTGAAACAACTAGAATTCATTATGATCAGCTCGCAGATATTGTCATTCATATTGATGAAATTAGCATTTCGGCGTCCGCACTCATTGACAGTGGTAACCAGCTTCAAGACCCATTAAGCGGTTCACCTGTCATGATTCTCGACATGACGATTCATGCTTCACATTTCTCAACTGCGTTTCTAGAGAAAGCAAGAAATATTACAGAATTTCAAAGTGAAGGAGAGGGGGACAGGTGGGAACATCGATTACGTATTGTTCCGTATCGCGCTGTCGGACAAGATAACCAATTCTTGTGTGCCGTAAAGCCGGATGAAGTTATTATTACGATGAAAGACCATGCCATTACAGTGAAAAAGGTGCTCGTTGGACTTAGTTTCCAGAGTATATCTGGGGAAAAAGAATATAGCTGTATCCTTCATCCGAAAATGCTGACAGGACATAAGGCGTCTGCGTCTTAG
- the thrB gene encoding homoserine kinase translates to MSKGEQVHFKIPGSTSNLGPGFDSIGLAINRYLNVQLEASEEWTFQYVNFDETFPSGKENMIYQAIEYIEQTYGQGKKAPPHMVTMESELPLERGLGSSAAAIVAAVEIADYTMDLHLDLDDKIEIATYFEGHSDNVAASLLGGLVVATGQKEIGTVSHVVENLEMIALIPSHKLKTTDSRSVLPDAIPFQEAVEASSIANVFVAAALQNNWQLAGKLMKHDLFHQTYRKHLVPDLDAVQDFSMEHGAYGAALSGAGPTLIVFTPEGSSGKLSSKLEEAFPLYDCEVLLTAPTGVERSDAFQIQ, encoded by the coding sequence TTGAGCAAAGGAGAACAAGTCCATTTTAAAATACCCGGAAGCACTTCCAATCTTGGGCCGGGTTTTGATTCCATCGGCCTTGCGATTAACCGATATTTGAATGTTCAGCTTGAGGCATCAGAAGAATGGACTTTCCAATACGTCAACTTTGATGAAACTTTTCCATCCGGAAAGGAAAATATGATCTATCAGGCAATCGAATATATTGAACAAACCTATGGACAGGGAAAAAAAGCACCTCCCCATATGGTTACGATGGAAAGCGAGCTCCCTCTTGAAAGAGGCTTGGGCAGTAGCGCAGCTGCAATTGTGGCAGCTGTAGAAATAGCAGATTACACGATGGATCTTCATTTGGACCTAGATGACAAGATCGAGATCGCAACATACTTTGAGGGACACTCGGATAATGTCGCCGCTTCTCTTCTAGGGGGTCTTGTCGTTGCCACAGGACAAAAAGAAATAGGTACCGTTTCGCACGTTGTTGAAAATCTCGAGATGATCGCTTTGATTCCGTCACACAAATTAAAAACGACCGATTCCCGATCGGTTCTGCCGGATGCGATTCCTTTTCAGGAGGCGGTTGAAGCAAGCAGTATTGCCAATGTATTTGTAGCGGCTGCACTTCAGAATAACTGGCAGCTAGCAGGGAAGCTGATGAAACACGATCTTTTTCATCAAACCTACCGAAAGCACCTTGTACCTGATTTAGACGCTGTTCAAGATTTCTCAATGGAACATGGAGCATATGGGGCAGCGCTCAGTGGTGCTGGTCCTACTCTAATAGTGTTTACTCCAGAGGGGTCTTCTGGCAAACTTTCCTCTAAACTTGAAGAAGCTTTTCCCTTATATGACTGTGAGGTATTATTAACAGCGCCAACGGGTGTTGAAAGAAGCGATGCTTTTCAAATTCAATAA
- the thrC gene encoding threonine synthase, which yields MESWNGLLKQYKDYLPITEHTPELSLNEGNTPLLKLDQLSEELGISLHVKIEGANPTGSFKDRGMVMAVAKAKEEGSNAIICASTGNTAAAAAAYGARAGLRCIIVIPKGKVALGKLAQAMIYGAEIFEIDGNFDQALRMVRDIAETEPIALVNSVNPYRLEGQKTAALEVCDQLGKAPDVLAIPVGNAGNISAYWKGFREYLAESDRPEMRGFEAEGSAAIVQKKIIQEPETIATAIRIGNPASWHLAEEAVLESNGKIDSVTDEEILFAYQELAKKEGVFAEPASCASVAGVMKQVASGEIKKGSSVVAVLTGNGLKDPATAMDAVLAKPRVVAADKNAFLEELKGCVSH from the coding sequence ATGGAAAGCTGGAATGGACTTCTGAAACAATATAAAGATTATTTACCGATCACAGAGCATACACCAGAACTCAGCTTGAATGAGGGAAATACCCCTCTCTTAAAGCTGGATCAGCTTTCAGAAGAGCTTGGCATTTCTCTTCATGTGAAGATTGAAGGCGCGAATCCGACAGGGTCATTTAAGGACAGAGGCATGGTTATGGCCGTTGCCAAAGCAAAGGAAGAAGGCAGTAATGCGATCATTTGTGCTTCCACTGGGAATACAGCCGCTGCTGCTGCAGCATACGGAGCAAGGGCAGGTCTTCGCTGCATTATTGTTATTCCGAAAGGAAAAGTTGCTCTAGGGAAGCTTGCCCAGGCCATGATCTATGGGGCGGAAATCTTTGAGATAGATGGCAACTTCGATCAGGCGCTCCGCATGGTTCGAGACATTGCTGAAACAGAGCCAATTGCTCTTGTGAACTCCGTTAATCCATACCGACTCGAAGGGCAGAAAACAGCAGCATTAGAAGTATGTGACCAGCTAGGTAAAGCACCTGATGTTCTGGCAATTCCTGTTGGTAACGCGGGGAATATCTCCGCCTATTGGAAAGGATTCAGAGAATACCTTGCTGAAAGCGATCGCCCGGAAATGCGCGGATTTGAAGCGGAAGGTTCAGCTGCCATTGTCCAGAAGAAAATCATCCAGGAGCCGGAAACGATTGCCACTGCGATTAGAATTGGGAATCCAGCAAGCTGGCATCTTGCAGAAGAAGCCGTTCTCGAATCAAATGGAAAGATTGATAGTGTAACGGATGAAGAAATTCTTTTCGCGTATCAAGAGCTGGCTAAAAAAGAAGGTGTGTTTGCTGAACCGGCCTCCTGCGCATCAGTTGCAGGCGTTATGAAGCAGGTAGCTTCAGGTGAAATCAAGAAAGGGAGCAGTGTTGTAGCAGTGCTGACAGGCAATGGACTTAAAGATCCAGCAACAGCGATGGACGCCGTCCTCGCGAAACCACGTGTAGTAGCAGCTGATAAAAATGCGTTTTTGGAAGAGCTTAAAGGATGTGTTAGCCATTGA
- a CDS encoding homoserine dehydrogenase: MKNCVSVGLLGLGTVGSGVVHMIDSHQKELQQRVGCEVKVAKVLVRDMDKDRSVDLDESVLTLNPEDVIQNPDVDVVIEVIGGIDQAKEFILSSLNNGKHVVTANKDLMAIHGRELLSAAVENECDLFYEASVAGGIPILRSLVEGLSSDRITKLMGIVNGTTNYILTKMTKNNVPYESVLKEAQELGFAEADPTADVEGLDAARKMVILGTLGFSMKVGLDDVKVEGITRVDEDDIAYSKKLGYTIKLLGIASSTNGSIELSVQPTLLPSRHPLAAVNDEYNAVYVYGEAVGETMFYGPGAGQLPTATAVVSDLVAVIKNMRLGVNGKSVILPQHERKLKEDEDIKSKHFIRLIVKDEPGAFSKISHLFQDRGLSLEKLIQEPVVNNGTAELVIITHETNQKAFEDVHNRLRDLDVVVEVKSRYRVEGM, encoded by the coding sequence ATGAAGAATTGCGTATCAGTTGGTTTACTAGGTCTTGGAACAGTAGGAAGCGGTGTGGTACATATGATTGATTCCCACCAGAAAGAACTTCAGCAGCGAGTTGGCTGCGAAGTGAAAGTAGCAAAGGTTCTTGTAAGAGATATGGATAAAGATCGAAGCGTGGACCTCGATGAAAGTGTTCTTACTTTAAATCCGGAAGACGTTATTCAAAATCCGGATGTGGACGTTGTCATTGAAGTAATCGGAGGAATCGACCAGGCAAAAGAATTTATTCTCAGCTCTTTAAATAATGGTAAGCATGTTGTTACGGCTAATAAAGATTTGATGGCCATCCACGGAAGAGAATTGCTATCAGCAGCAGTTGAGAACGAATGTGATCTCTTCTACGAAGCTAGTGTAGCGGGTGGTATTCCGATTCTTAGAAGTTTAGTAGAAGGCCTATCGTCAGACAGGATTACAAAGCTAATGGGGATTGTGAATGGCACAACGAATTACATTTTAACAAAGATGACGAAGAACAATGTGCCATACGAGAGTGTTTTGAAAGAAGCACAGGAGCTAGGCTTCGCAGAAGCAGATCCAACAGCCGATGTTGAAGGACTGGACGCCGCTCGCAAAATGGTTATTCTAGGTACGCTTGGATTTTCCATGAAGGTAGGACTCGATGATGTAAAGGTGGAGGGTATCACTCGCGTCGATGAGGATGATATTGCTTACAGTAAAAAGCTTGGTTACACGATTAAATTATTAGGTATTGCCAGTTCAACAAATGGCTCAATTGAGCTATCTGTTCAACCGACATTGTTACCTTCACGACATCCGCTAGCAGCTGTAAACGATGAATATAACGCGGTGTATGTATATGGTGAAGCAGTTGGTGAGACGATGTTCTACGGACCAGGAGCAGGACAACTGCCAACAGCTACCGCTGTTGTGTCTGACCTTGTTGCCGTTATCAAAAATATGAGACTTGGTGTAAATGGGAAAAGTGTCATTCTACCTCAGCATGAGAGAAAGTTGAAGGAGGATGAAGACATTAAGAGTAAACATTTCATCAGACTGATTGTAAAGGATGAACCTGGGGCGTTCTCGAAGATTTCACACCTATTCCAGGATCGTGGATTAAGCCTTGAGAAGCTTATCCAGGAGCCTGTCGTAAACAATGGCACAGCGGAGCTTGTGATCATTACGCATGAAACGAATCAGAAAGCATTTGAAGACGTTCATAACCGATTGAGAGATTTAGATGTAGTTGTAGAAGTGAAAAGTCGCTACCGTGTGGAGGGAATGTAA
- the ftsZ gene encoding cell division protein FtsZ yields MLEFDMNMEQLAQIKVIGVGGGGSNAVNRMIENGVQGVEFIAVNTDAQALNLAKAEVKMQIGGKLTRGLGAGANPEIGKKAAEESKEQIQEALSGADMVFVTAGMGGGTGTGAAPVIAEIAKELGALTVGVVTRPFTFEGKKRSTQAVTGIAMLKEKVDTLIVIPNDRLLEIVDKNTPMLEAFREADNVLRQGVQGISDLIAVPGLINLDFADVKTIMTERGSALMGIGIATGENRASEAAKKAISSPLLETSIDGAKGVLMNITGGSNLSLYEVNEAADIVSSASDENVNMIFGSVINEELKDEILVTVIATGFDESENKKKTVPRPSAQSKQSAPIQHSKHEEEEVQPEPSKFGARVEESNETLDIPTFLRNRKRNRR; encoded by the coding sequence ATGTTAGAGTTTGATATGAATATGGAACAATTAGCACAAATAAAAGTGATCGGTGTCGGCGGAGGCGGAAGCAACGCTGTTAATCGTATGATTGAAAATGGTGTACAAGGTGTTGAATTTATCGCTGTTAACACCGATGCTCAGGCATTAAACCTGGCTAAAGCTGAAGTGAAAATGCAAATTGGTGGTAAATTAACAAGAGGCCTTGGTGCCGGTGCAAACCCTGAAATTGGTAAGAAAGCTGCTGAGGAAAGCAAAGAGCAGATCCAGGAAGCACTTAGTGGTGCTGACATGGTTTTCGTAACAGCAGGTATGGGAGGCGGAACAGGAACTGGAGCTGCTCCTGTTATTGCTGAGATCGCTAAAGAGCTTGGCGCGCTAACAGTGGGTGTTGTGACACGTCCATTTACCTTTGAGGGTAAAAAACGTTCAACTCAGGCAGTTACGGGTATTGCAATGCTTAAGGAGAAAGTCGATACGTTAATCGTCATTCCGAACGATCGTCTTCTTGAAATCGTGGATAAGAATACGCCAATGCTTGAAGCATTCCGTGAAGCAGATAATGTCCTTCGTCAGGGTGTTCAGGGTATCTCAGATTTGATTGCGGTACCAGGGCTTATTAACCTTGACTTTGCCGATGTGAAAACAATTATGACAGAACGTGGTTCTGCCCTGATGGGTATCGGTATTGCTACAGGTGAAAATCGTGCATCTGAAGCGGCTAAAAAAGCAATTTCCTCTCCATTGCTTGAGACATCTATTGATGGAGCAAAAGGTGTTCTTATGAACATTACAGGCGGATCTAACCTGAGTCTGTATGAAGTGAACGAAGCAGCAGATATCGTTTCTTCAGCTTCAGACGAGAACGTTAACATGATTTTCGGTTCAGTTATTAACGAAGAATTGAAAGATGAAATTCTAGTAACCGTAATCGCAACTGGATTTGATGAAAGTGAAAACAAAAAGAAAACAGTGCCTCGTCCTTCTGCGCAATCGAAGCAAAGTGCTCCGATTCAGCATTCTAAGCATGAAGAGGAAGAAGTTCAGCCTGAACCTTCCAAGTTTGGCGCACGAGTAGAGGAATCTAATGAAACACTGGATATCCCTACTTTCCTTCGCAACCGTAAGCGTAATAGAAGATAA
- the ftsA gene encoding cell division protein FtsA has product MNSNEIYVSLDIGTSNVKVIIGQMTNDSLNILGVGSAPSEGIRKGSIVDIDETVRSIKQAVENAERMVGLSVRSVIVGINGNHVQLQPCHGVVAVSSEDREIHDEDIARVIDAAQVVSIPPEREIIDVIPGQFVVDGLDDITDPRGMIGVRLEMEGTIITGSKTVLHNLLRCVEKAGLEIADICLQPLACGSMALSKDERNLGVALVNMGAGSTTISIFEEGSLKATSVLQIGGDHVTKDISIGLRTTTEEAERIKVKHGNAFVDLASEEESFTVSTIGSSAEQEFNQYELAHIIEPRIEEMLELIEDEIRRMGIRELPGGFVLTGGMVGMDGVLELAREILQHNVRVAVPDYIGVREPQYTTGIGLIQFTYKNVKIQGKEVAASLNSEEEVKPKRRTKAEPQPSEKSSPGMKEKVKNFFNLFVE; this is encoded by the coding sequence ATGAACAGCAATGAGATTTATGTGAGTCTAGACATCGGTACATCCAATGTAAAAGTAATCATTGGTCAGATGACAAACGATTCATTGAATATACTTGGAGTTGGCAGTGCGCCTTCTGAGGGTATTCGCAAAGGGTCGATTGTGGATATAGATGAAACTGTTCGTTCAATTAAACAGGCAGTAGAAAACGCAGAAAGAATGGTAGGCTTATCCGTTCGTTCTGTGATTGTGGGAATTAACGGGAATCACGTCCAACTTCAACCGTGTCATGGTGTAGTTGCCGTATCAAGTGAAGACCGTGAAATTCATGATGAGGACATTGCAAGAGTAATTGACGCAGCGCAGGTAGTTTCTATCCCTCCTGAGCGAGAAATTATTGATGTCATTCCAGGACAATTCGTTGTCGATGGATTAGATGATATAACAGATCCACGTGGTATGATTGGTGTCCGTCTAGAAATGGAAGGCACAATCATTACAGGTTCTAAAACAGTATTACATAATTTGTTAAGATGCGTTGAAAAAGCGGGTCTGGAAATTGCTGATATTTGTCTACAACCGCTTGCATGTGGATCGATGGCGCTATCGAAGGATGAGCGGAATCTTGGTGTGGCGCTCGTTAATATGGGCGCGGGTTCTACAACGATCTCGATTTTTGAAGAAGGCTCTTTAAAAGCGACATCCGTGCTTCAAATTGGTGGCGACCATGTAACGAAAGATATTTCAATTGGTCTTAGAACAACGACTGAAGAAGCTGAGCGTATTAAGGTCAAGCACGGTAATGCTTTCGTTGATCTTGCTTCAGAAGAGGAATCTTTTACAGTATCGACAATAGGGAGCTCAGCTGAACAGGAATTTAATCAGTATGAATTAGCTCATATTATAGAACCTCGGATCGAAGAGATGTTAGAATTGATAGAAGACGAGATTAGGCGAATGGGAATTCGTGAGTTGCCAGGTGGTTTTGTTTTAACTGGCGGTATGGTGGGAATGGATGGCGTATTGGAGCTTGCAAGAGAAATTCTGCAGCACAATGTAAGGGTTGCTGTTCCAGACTATATTGGCGTTCGCGAGCCGCAATATACAACTGGTATTGGTCTTATCCAATTTACGTACAAGAACGTGAAAATTCAGGGGAAAGAAGTAGCAGCATCGCTTAACTCTGAAGAAGAAGTGAAGCCCAAGCGTAGAACAAAAGCCGAACCTCAACCGAGTGAGAAATCTTCACCGGGTATGAAAGAGAAAGTGAAGAATTTCTTTAATCTATTTGTTGAATAA
- a CDS encoding cell division protein FtsQ/DivIB gives MEDRKVVTIEDRIPTLKAQRKQRANRRLVVYLSIFFFLILLIIYFQSSLSHIRNIEVSGNHYVSDKEIQKLSGVNDSISFWNINTKEIETSIKQSKEIADVTVRRQFPATVTLEVIENERVAYLKKGSKYFPILQTGTILDALPSSDTPVSAPILMQWDESTELSNMAGELRKVKMSIINRISEIHYTPEGDKAFNITLFMTDGYEVRTSILQFAEKVNNYPLIVKELKDKPKGVLYLNEGSWLEPYEDISVEEEEKKES, from the coding sequence ATGGAAGATCGCAAAGTTGTTACAATTGAAGATCGGATTCCGACATTGAAAGCACAGCGCAAGCAGAGGGCAAACAGAAGGTTGGTTGTTTATCTATCGATCTTTTTCTTTCTTATTTTGCTGATCATTTACTTCCAATCTTCCTTAAGTCACATTCGGAACATTGAAGTCTCAGGTAATCATTATGTTTCCGATAAGGAAATTCAGAAGCTAAGCGGAGTGAATGACAGCATTAGCTTCTGGAATATCAACACTAAAGAAATTGAAACTAGTATTAAACAATCTAAAGAAATTGCGGACGTAACTGTTAGGCGGCAGTTCCCAGCTACTGTCACACTTGAAGTGATCGAGAACGAACGTGTCGCATATTTGAAAAAAGGAAGCAAGTATTTTCCTATTTTACAGACGGGAACGATTCTTGATGCTCTTCCATCAAGTGACACACCGGTAAGTGCACCAATCCTGATGCAGTGGGATGAAAGCACTGAGCTCTCTAACATGGCAGGAGAATTGCGAAAAGTAAAAATGAGTATTATTAACCGGATCTCAGAAATCCACTATACACCTGAAGGCGACAAAGCATTTAACATTACTCTTTTTATGACAGATGGATACGAAGTGAGGACAAGCATACTTCAGTTTGCTGAGAAAGTGAACAATTATCCATTGATTGTCAAAGAACTTAAAGATAAGCCAAAAGGCGTTCTTTACCTTAATGAGGGTAGCTGGCTGGAACCATATGAAGACATTTCGGTAGAAGAAGAGGAAAAAAAGGAATCTTAA
- the murB gene encoding UDP-N-acetylmuramate dehydrogenase, which translates to MSKLTELEKVLSNEDVGRVRLNEPMSKHTTIRIGGPADLLIEPKEIKSLQKIIKIIKQFNVKWRAIGRGSNLLVSDRGVEGAVIKLGKGMDVMNIDGTELRVGGGFSLIKLVTLISKNGLSGLEFAGGIPGSVGGAVYMNAGAHGADVSGILRKALVLFQDGELKWVTNEDMAFSYRTSLLQKKPGIIVEVVFDLQKGDKKNIVAEMEKNKDYRAATQPWTEPCCGSVFRNPLPEHAGHLIEKAGLKGHMIGGAQISPLHGNFIVNVTDATAKDVLDLITLVKVTILKEYGIDLQTEVEIVYE; encoded by the coding sequence ATGAGTAAATTAACAGAATTAGAGAAAGTACTAAGTAACGAGGATGTTGGAAGAGTACGTTTGAACGAGCCAATGTCAAAACATACAACTATCCGTATCGGTGGTCCTGCTGATTTACTGATCGAACCAAAAGAGATAAAATCCCTCCAAAAAATCATTAAAATAATCAAACAGTTCAATGTGAAGTGGCGTGCAATCGGTCGTGGTTCGAACTTGCTTGTTAGTGACAGAGGGGTTGAAGGTGCAGTCATTAAGCTTGGAAAAGGTATGGACGTAATGAATATTGATGGAACAGAGTTACGCGTGGGTGGCGGTTTCTCTCTCATCAAACTAGTAACGCTCATTAGTAAAAATGGCCTGTCAGGACTTGAATTTGCGGGTGGGATTCCAGGATCAGTTGGCGGTGCAGTATACATGAATGCAGGGGCGCATGGTGCAGATGTTTCAGGTATTCTGAGAAAAGCGTTAGTCCTTTTCCAGGATGGAGAATTAAAGTGGGTAACAAATGAAGATATGGCATTTTCCTATCGAACATCACTTCTTCAGAAAAAACCTGGCATTATCGTGGAAGTTGTTTTCGACTTGCAAAAAGGTGATAAAAAAAACATCGTCGCTGAAATGGAAAAAAATAAAGATTACCGTGCTGCAACCCAACCCTGGACGGAGCCCTGTTGTGGAAGTGTTTTTCGAAACCCACTTCCTGAGCATGCAGGTCATCTCATTGAGAAGGCTGGCTTGAAAGGGCACATGATTGGTGGGGCACAAATTTCACCTTTACACGGAAATTTTATTGTAAATGTGACTGATGCAACTGCAAAAGACGTACTGGACTTAATCACCCTGGTGAAGGTTACAATACTTAAAGAGTACGGCATCGACCTTCAAACTGAAGTGGAGATCGTTTATGAGTAA